TGCCCAGGTTAAATCTCACCTGATCAAAGGTGAACTGGTCAGTTGTTTGCAGTAAATGCTTCCGGGAACCATCCCTGGAAACATCCACGAGGTGATAACTGTTCTTTTCGGAATAGACCACCTTTCCATTTTGAAGCAACTGAATGCCGGAGAGATAAAACTTCAGGGTCTCAAGTTTAATGCCATGACCGTTTTGGATATGATATACGGAATCATTGAGAGTAACCGGACGGTTATTAAAAACAACGTCCAGGTTGATTTTCAGGGAATCTGATTGCTGACAAAAGCCTTTCAGGAAAAACAGGATGTGCAATATGGAGATCATTGATCTTTTCACCGTATGTGCAAATATTTATATCAACTGATAAAAGTGGAGGATTTTTGTTTACCAAGATATTGAAATTACCCGGCGATTACTTAAAGGTTTGAATATTCCAGGTGAACATCCTAATCGAGGAACTCACTGATGTCCTGCGTCCATTGCTCCTTATACCTTATTAAGTAATTTTCATGCCCGGCCTCCGGGTAAATGTTTACTTCTTTCATCCCGCCCAGGTTTGCGAATATTTCATCTATTTCGGCTCTACTCACTTTCTTATCCTTTGCCCCGTAAAGCAATAGTGTTGGACAATTGATCTTTCTGGCGTAACTGACAGGGTTATGTCCGAATGCCCAAAATCCATTTTGAACGCCACCCCAAAAAACAAGGAGACCTGCCATAGGAAAGGTAGGTGTATTCATTGCTTCAAATCTTGCACAAACCGTTTGATACATCGACCCGAACGGACATTCGAGTATGATTCCTTTTGGACTCATCTCGTAATCATTCATGGCCTTCATTATTGCAACTGCACCCATTGAAGTCCCGAACAAATAAATGTTTTGCTCTCCTTTCTGTGTAAGGTAATCAACACAAGACTTGACTTGCTCTCCTTCCATAAAGCCAATAGTGGTTTGGTTACCCTCAGATCCACCTGAGCCCATGAAATCAACCAAGAAAGTACTGGAACCCAACTCCCGGAAAATATCTGCCTTGTCCAGCATGGAGGATTTTTGTCCACTAAACCCGTGAAACAGGATAATCGTTCCTTTTGGATTTTCCGCCGTTATGCTCCAGCATTCTATATCCCTATTGCTTTTCAGCAATACCGTCTCATAGGGTTTCCCGGGAAGCGTCTTGTTTTCCGGTCGCGGATTACTGATCCCAAATAACAGGGTTTGCACTTTCTCCAATGAACTCAGCTCCTGAGGTGAATTGGTTTTTTGCGTTCCGCTATCCGCGAAATGAGTGAATTTATAGGAATGAAAAATGGCCACAACATTCATAAATATGAATATCATCACCAGGGCACCAACGCCTTTTTTTAACCAATTACGACTTGAGTTCAGAACAGTGTGTTATTAAATTATTTAGATTAGAATAGCGTGGGCAATAAAATACCTAAACGACGGACATGTAAGATTCGTTGCCCTCGTTAGCCATCTCTAATCAATAAGTACACATACTTTCTCAATAACGCTGAACATATTCCTCTGCATTTCGTTATCATTTGAATATGAGCACCGCAGAGCTTAAATCCAATCTTTGCAGACTTATAGACGGTATTTCCGATCACTCCGTCTTATCAGCCTTATATGCTATCCTATTAAGGGTACCGGCACAAGATGGATGGGACACACTGGAGGATGAACAGAAAGCAGAGATTGAAGAAGCGATGGGGCAGCTTGACAATGGTGAGGGTATTCCTCACGAAAAAGTATTCTCAAAATTCGAGGGCAGGTAGATGATAAATGAAAAGACATATCGTCTGGTCGCCGAAAGCGGCTGCCTCGCTCTATAGCCTTATCGCTTTTCTTGAAGGACATTGGGAGCAAAGGGTTACACAGGTGAAATCCTAAGAAATACTCCTTTAAAAAGCACAATCAACCATCCTGATACAAAAAAGCCCCGGTCAACAACCAGGGCTTTTTACATTATTATGATGGATGATCAGGCTTGCGCCGTGGGGCCACCGAAGTTCATCGGCACCGCATGGCCTGCCTCGGTGTCCTTGATCTCGCCATGTACCGACTCGAACTTGTCGAGGTTCTCCTTCATCGCCTTCAGCAGGCGCTTGGCATGCTGTGGCGTGAGCAGGATACGGGATTTGACGCGAGCCTTGGGTACACCCGGCATCACCTTTATAAAGTCCAGTACGAACTCTGAATTCGAGTGGGTGATGATGGCGAGGTTGGAATAGGTTCCTTCCGCCACATCTTCCGACAGCTCAATGTTCAGCTGGTTTTCGTCCTGTACATTTTTATTATCAGCCATATTACTTGGTTTCTTCGGCGACCGCTTCCTCCTTAGAGGCCTCTCTGCCTGATGTCAACGCTTCGTAGTCTTCCCTGGAACCAACCACGATCTTCTCATAGGCACGGATACCGGTACCTGCCGGGATACGGTGTCCTACGATCACGTTCTCTTTCAGTCCGCGCAGGTAGTCGATCTTGGCGCTGACAGCAGCTTCGTTGAGTACCTTCGTGGTTTCCTGGAACGATGCAGCGGAAATCCAGCTTTCTGTTTGCAGCGATGCACGTGTGATACCTTGCAGGATAGAGCTTGAAGTTGCCGGAACGGCATCCCTTGCTTCCACCGGCTT
This sequence is a window from Flavobacteriales bacterium. Protein-coding genes within it:
- a CDS encoding alpha/beta hydrolase; translated protein: MIFIFMNVVAIFHSYKFTHFADSGTQKTNSPQELSSLEKVQTLLFGISNPRPENKTLPGKPYETVLLKSNRDIECWSITAENPKGTIILFHGFSGQKSSMLDKADIFRELGSSTFLVDFMGSGGSEGNQTTIGFMEGEQVKSCVDYLTQKGEQNIYLFGTSMGAVAIMKAMNDYEMSPKGIILECPFGSMYQTVCARFEAMNTPTFPMAGLLVFWGGVQNGFWAFGHNPVSYARKINCPTLLLYGAKDKKVSRAEIDEIFANLGGMKEVNIYPEAGHENYLIRYKEQWTQDISEFLD
- a CDS encoding DUF3467 domain-containing protein yields the protein MADNKNVQDENQLNIELSEDVAEGTYSNLAIITHSNSEFVLDFIKVMPGVPKARVKSRILLTPQHAKRLLKAMKENLDKFESVHGEIKDTEAGHAVPMNFGGPTAQA